The Epinephelus lanceolatus isolate andai-2023 chromosome 14, ASM4190304v1, whole genome shotgun sequence genome has a window encoding:
- the LOC144466752 gene encoding olfactory receptor 4B13-like, with product MENSTVSFYFNLTMFVNIGHYRYPAFVVCLLLYSFVVSANLVIIVVISREKTLHEPMYVFIACLSVNSLYGSTGFFPRFLMDLLSDTHRISHFACFIQIYVIYTYASYELTILGIMAYDRYVAVCHPLHYHRKMTSKTVFKLAALAWIFPAFGMAGCICLSARLPLCGNEIQKVFCANWNIVKLSCVTTVVNNVVGMFLTITTAFLPLFYVLYTYSRIVFVCWKSSAEFKGKVLQSCLPHVVSFVIYSITAFCDITLSRYNLEEINPFVAVILSLEFVIIPPVLNPLVYGLKLPEIRRQIQRMMSWSKIS from the coding sequence ATGGAAAACAGTACAGTTTCCTTTTACTTTAACCTTACCATGTTTGTGAACATTGGACACTATCGTTATCCAGCCTTTGTTGTTTGCCTCCTGCTCTACAGCTTTGTTGTGTCTGCTAATCTTGTCATAATAGTGGTGATATCTCGAGAGAAAACACTACATGAGCCCATGTATGTTTTCATTGCATGTTTATCTGTCAACTCTCTGTATGGCTCCACTGGTTTCTTCCCCAGATTCCTCATGGACCTTCTGTCTGACACTCACAGGATCTCACATTTTGCTtgtttcattcagatttatgttATTTACACATATGCTTCCTATGAACTGACCATTCTTGGAATTATGGCATATGATAGATATGTTGCTGTTTGTCATCCTTTACATTATCACAGAAAGATGACGtctaaaacagtttttaagTTGGCAGCATTGGCTTGGATTTTTCCAGCCTTTGGTATGGCAGGATGcatttgtctgtctgccaggCTTCCCCTATGTGGTAATGAgatacagaaagtgttttgtgCCAACTGGAATATTGTAAAATTATCATGTGTTACCACTGTTGTCAACAACGTGGTCGGTATGTTTTTGACTATAACTACAGCTTTCCTTCCCCTTTTTTATGTCCTGTACACCTATTCACgaattgtgtttgtttgctggAAAAGCTCAGCAGAGTTCAAAGGCAAAGTATTACAGAGCTGTCTGCCACATGTTGTTTCGTTTGTGATCTATTCTATCACAGCATTTTGTGATATTACCTTGAGCCGGTATAATCTTGAAGAGATAAATCCATTTGTGGCTGTTATTCTGTCGCTGGAGTTTGTTATCATCCCTCCAGTTCTGAATCCTCTCGTGTATGGC
- the LOC144466753 gene encoding olfactory receptor 10J4-like: MENSTVSFYFNLTMFMNIGHHRYPAFVFCLLLYSFIVSANLAMIIIILREKTLHEPLYIFIAFLSVNALYGSTGFFPRFLMDLLSDTHFISRPACFTQIFIIYTYALYELTILSIMAYDRYVAVCHPLHYHRKMNSKTVYTLTFFAWVCPTCYLTVCIIMVVRLPLCGNNIQRVYCASWNIVKLSCVTNAVLNIVALLGAIIIACLPFGFILYTYLRIVIACWKSSEVRGKVLQSCLPHVISFLIYLFTSFSDAALSRQNLKKINPFVAIILSLEFVIIPPVVNPLVYGLKLPEIRKHIFKILCLKPQTKKISCTLPESTLIM; this comes from the coding sequence ATGGAAAACAGCACTGTCTCTTTTTACTTTAACCTAACCATGTTCATGAACATTGGACATCACCGTTATCCAGCCTTTGTCTTTTGCCTCCTGCTCTACAGCTTTATTGTGTCTGCTAATCTTGCCatgataattataatattacGGGAGAAAACACTACATGAGCCCTTGTACATTTTCATTGCATTTTTATCTGTCAATGCTCTGTATGGTTCCACTGGTTTCTTCCCCAGATTCCTCATGGACCTTCTGTCTGATACTCATTTCATCTCTCGTCCTGCTTGTTTTACTCAGATCTTTATTATTTACACATATGCTTTGTATGAACTGACCATTCTGAGCATTATGGCATATGATAGATATGTTGCTGTTTGTCATCCTTTACATTATCACAGAAAGATGAACTCTAAAACTGTCtacactttgacattttttgcttGGGTCTGTCCAACCTGTTACCTTACAGTGTGCATTATTATGGTTGTCAGGCTTCCTCTATGTGGTAACAATATACAGAGGGTATACTGTGCCAGCTGGAATATTGTAAAATTATCATGTGTTACCAATGCTGTTCTCAATATTGTTGCTTTGTTGGGGGCCATAATTATAGCATGTCTTCCCTTTGGTTTTATCTTGTATACTTATCTGAGAATTGTGATTGCTTGTTGGAAGtcatcagaggtcagaggaaaaGTATTACAGAGCTGTCTTCCACATGTTATTTCATTTCTGATCTATCTCTTCACATCATTCAGTGATGCTGCCCTGAGTCGACAAAATCTTAAAAAGATTAATCCATTTGTGGCTATAATTTTGTCACTAGAATTTGTTATTATTCCTCCAGTTGTAAATCCTCTTGTTTATGGCCTTAAATTACcagaaataagaaaacacatctTCAAGATATTATGCTTAAAACCTCAAACAAAAAAGATTTCCTGCACATTACCAGAGTCTACTCTGATCATGTGA
- the LOC117250781 gene encoding olfactory receptor 51E1-like: protein MENNTVSFYFNLTMFMNIGHYHYPAFVFCLLLYSFIVSANLAMIIIILREKTLHEPLYIFTAFLSVNALYGSTGFFPRFLMDLLSDTHFISRPACFTQIYVIYTYVFYELTILSIMAYDRYVAVCHPLHYHRKMNSKTVYTLTFFAWVCPTCYLTVCIIMVVRLPLCGNNIQKVYCASWNIVKLSCVTNALYLIVISVATTILASFFCGFILYTHLRIVIACWKSSEVRGKVLQSCLPHVISFLIYLFTSLSDAALSRQNLKKINPFVVIIVSLEFVIIPPVVNPLVYGLKLPELRKHIFKILCLKPQTKKISCTLPESTLIM, encoded by the coding sequence ATGGAAAACAACACTGTCTCTTTTTACTTTAACCTAACCATGTTCATGAACATTGGACATTACCATTATCCAGCCTTTGTCTTTTGCCTCCTGCTCTACAGCTTTATTGTGTCTGCTAATCTTGCCatgataattataatattacGGGAGAAAACACTACATGAGCCCTTGTACAttttcactgcatttttatCTGTCAATGCTCTGTATGGTTCCACTGGTTTCTTCCCCAGATTCCTCATGGACCTTCTGTCTGATACTCATTTCATCTCTCGTCCTGCTTGTTTTACTCAGATTTATGTTATTTACACATATGTTTTTTACGAACTGACCATTCTGAGCATTATGGCATATGATAGATATGTTGCTGTTTGTCATCCTTTACATTATCACAGAAAGATGAACTCTAAAACTGTCtacactttgacattttttgcttGGGTCTGTCCAACCTGTTACCTTACAGTGTGCATTATTATGGTTGTCAGGCTTCCTCTATGTGGTAACAATATACAGAAGGTATACTGTGCCAGCTGGAATATTGTAAAATTATCATGTGTTACCAATGCTCTTTACCTTATTGTTATTTCTGTGGCGACCACAATTCTAGCctcttttttttgtggttttatctTGTATACTCATCTGAGAATTGTGATTGCTTGTTGGAAGtcatcagaggtcagaggaaaaGTATTACAGAGCTGTCTTCCACATGTTATTTCATTTCTGATCTATCTCTTCACATCATTAAgtgatgctgctctgagtcgACAAAATCTTAAAAAGATTAATCCATTTGTGGTTATAATTGTGTCACTAGAATTTGTTATTATTCCTCCAGTTGTAAATCCTCTTGTTTATGGCCTTAAATTACCAGAACTTAGAAAACACATCTTCAAGATATTATGCTTAAAACCTCAAACAAAAAAGATTTCCTGTACATTACCAGAGTCTACTCTGATCATGTGA
- the LOC117250783 gene encoding olfactory receptor 10A6-like produces the protein MENSTVSFYFNLTMFMNIGHYHYPAFVFCLLLYSFIVSANLAMIIIILREKTLHEPMYIFIAFLSVNALYGSTGFFPRFLMDLLSDTHFISHPACFTQIYVVHTYAFYELTILSIMAYDRYVAVCHPLHYHRKMNSKTVYTLTFFAWVCPACYLTMSIIMVVRLPLCGNNIQKVYCASWNIVKLSCVTNAVNNIVALLGAIIIAFLPFSCILYTYLKIVIACWKSSEVREKVLQSCLPHVISFVIYSITSFSDTALNRQNLDEINPFLAAILSVEFIIIPPVVNPLVYGLKLPEIRKHIFKIFLYA, from the coding sequence ATGGAAAACAGCACTGTCTCTTTTTACTTTAACCTAACCATGTTCATGAACATTGGACATTACCATTATCCAGCCTTTGTCTTTTGCCTCCTGCTCTACAGCTTTATTGTGTCTGCTAATCTTGCCatgataattataatattacGGGAGAAAACACTACATGAGCCCATGTACATTTTCATTGCATTTTTATCTGTCAATGCTCTGTATGGTTCCACTGGTTTTTTCCCCAGATTCCTCATGGACCTTCTGTCTGATACTCATTTCATCTCTCATCCTGCTTGTTTTACTCAGATTTATGTTGTTCACACATATGCTTTTTACGAACTGACCATTCTGAGCATTATGGCATATGATAGATATGTTGCTGTGTGTCATCCTTTACATTATCACAGAAAGATGAACTCTAAAACTGTCtacactttgacattttttgcttGGGTCTGTCCGGCCTGTTACCTTACAATGAGCATTATTATGGTTGTCAGGCTTCCTCTGTGTGGTAACAATATACAGAAGGTATACTGTGCCAGCTGGAATATTGTAAAATTATCATGTGTTACCAATGCTGTTAACAATATTGTCGCTTTGTTGGGGGCCATAATTATAGCCTTCCTTCCCTTTAGTTGTATCTTGTACACTTATCTGAAAATTGTGATTGCTTGTTGGAAGTCATCAGAGGTCAGAGAAAAAGTATTACAGAGCTGTCTTCCACATGTTATTTCATTTGTTATATATTCCATCACATCATTTAGCGATACTGCCCTGAACCGACAAAATCTTGATGAGATAAATCCATTTTTGGCTGCAATTCTGTCAGTAGAATTTATTATCATTCCTCCAGTTGTAAATCCTCTTGTGTATGGCCTTAAATTACCAGAAATTAGAAAACACATCTTCAAGATATTTCTATATGCCTAA